The DNA sequence GCCGGGTGCCCACGCTGAACACCTCGGTGGCGCGCGGCTCGCGGCGGACCAGCGCGTGGGCGAACCGCAGCAGCGTGTCGGCGTACGGCGCCATCGAGCCGCTCACGTCGACGAGCAGCACCACCCGGCGCGGCCGGGTGCGGTGGGTGCGCCGCCGCAGCCGCGCGGGCTCGCCGCCGCGCCGCAGGGTGTCGCGGACGGTGCGGCGGGGGTCGATGCGGCCGCGCTGCGCCGGGGTGAACCGGCGCGAGCGGCGGCGCTGCCGGGCCGCCTCGAGCAGCGCGAGCATGCGGTGGATCTCGTCGCGCTCGGCCGCGGTCATCCGGGCCACGTCGCGGTGCCGGAGGATCTCCACGCGGCTCGCGGTCATCGGGACCACGTCGCCGTCGCCCTCCTGCCCGCCCTCCCCGTCGTCGCCGAGGCTCACCACGTGGCGGGTGACGGTGACCACGGCGGGCTGCCGGACGGGCAGCGCCCGCTCCCCGCCGAAGTAGGCGGCGAAGCAGCGGTCGTACCGGGGGATGTCGTCGGGGCCGGAGCACAGGGTGAACCGGCCGGCCCAGTAGACGTCCATCGGCCGGGTGACGTCGAGCCGGGCGAGCGCCTCGACCATGTTCTGGGTGCGCTCGCGGTCGGCGGCGACCCCGGCGGCGCGCAGCGTGCGGGCGAAGCCGGTGATCGTCGCGTACAGGCGCTCGTCGACCGGACGGTCGTCCGCCTCCGCACGCCCCCGCTCGTCCGGCGGCGTGGGCGGCGGGGTGTCCGCCGGCGGGTGGGACGCGGCGTGCGAGGAGACGCCCGCCAGGATCCGGTCGAGGGCGGCGCGGGCGGCGGCCGCCGGATCGGGGTACCCGTGCTCAGGCCGGCCGGACATCGTCGAGCAGCCCGTTGCGCAGCACCGTCTCCTGGTCCTCCCGGTACTTCAGCAGCGCGCCGAGGGAGGCGGCGGCGAGGGCGGGGTCGAGGTCCCGGGCGCCGAGGGTGAGCAGGGCCTCGGTCCAGTCGAGGGTCTCCGCGATGCCGGGCGGCTTGACCAGGTCGGCCTCGCGCAGCCGCGCGGTGGCGCGGGCGACCTGGGCGGCGAGCGTCTCGCCGCACTCGGGCAGCCGCTTGCGCAGGATCGCCACCTCGCGCTCGAAGGACGGGTGCTCGAGCCAGTGGTAGAGGCAGCGGCGCTTGAGCGCGTCGTGCACCTCCCGGGTGCGGTTGGAGGTGATCACCACGACCGGGGGGCGCTCGGCGCGCACGGTGCCGAGCTCGGGGATGGAGATCTGGAAGTCGCTCAGCACCTCCAGGAGGAACGCCTCGAACTCGTCGTCGGCGCGGTCCACCTCGTCGACGAGCAGCACGCTCGGCCAGGTCTCCAGGGCGCGCAGCAGCGGCCGGGCGATCAGGTAGCGGCGGTCGTACAGCTCGCCCTCGAGCCGCTCGGCGTCGTGCACGCCGGCGGCCTCGGCCGCCTTGAGGTGGAGGAGCTGGCGGGGGAAGTCCCAGTCGTACAGCGCCTGCGCGGCGTCCAGGCCCTCGTAGCACTGCAGGCGGATGAGCGGCGCGTCGAGCACGGTCGCGAGCGTCTTGGCGAGCTCGGTCTTCCCCACGCCCGCCTCGCCCTCGAGGAACAGGGGGCGGCCCATGCGCAGTGCCAGGAAGCACGCGGTCGCCAGGCCCTCGTCGGCCAGGTAACCGTGCTTCTCAAGCACATTCGCCAACATTTCGGGCGATTCAGGTTCAAACATCGTTTCCTGCCGCAACACGCCTAAAAGGGTACGCAGCCTACCGAGGCTCCGGCGCCTCGCCGTACTGCCTGATCAACGCGCGGAGCTCGGCGACCGCCCGGTAGGCGCGTTCCTTCTCCGAGCCCTGGATGCCCATGACCCCGATGCTGGAGCCGTCGGCGAGGTCGAGCCGGGGCCAGGGATCGCCCACCTCCATCGACACGCCGATCAGCTGGGCCCACTCGTACCGGCGCACCCGGAAGGCGTTCACCAGCGTCACGCCCCGCTCGTCGGCCTCGACCCGGGTACGGCCCAGCATGTGCAGCAGCCAGGCGAGCCCGCAGGCGAACGCGACCACGCCGATCCGGTCCGGGATCTTGAAGCGTTCGGGCAGCACGATCGCGAAGGCCACGGCGCCCGCCACGAGCAGCGCCGCGACCGTGTAGGCGACCGCGCGGGACCGGCGCGGCACCCAGGTGACCGGCAGCGGCGGGGCCGCCGCCTCGGACGGCCCCCCGCTCATCGGGCCAGACTCCGCAGCAGCAGCGCGGCCTCCAGGGCGGCGAGGGTCGCCTCGTACCCCTTGTCCTCGCGGCTGCCGGGCAGCCCTGCGCGGTCGATCGCCTGGTCGAGGGTGTCGCAGGTGAGCACCCCGTTGCCCACCGGCGTCGACTCGTCGAGGGCGACCCGGGTGAGGCCCGAGGTCACCGACTCGCACACGTAGTCGAAGTGCGCGGTCTCGCCGCGGATCACCACGCCGAGCGCGACCACCGCGTCGAACCGCCGGGCGAGGGCCTGGGCCACCACCGGGATCTCCAGCGAGCCCGCCACGCGCACGGTCACCGCGCGCGCCCCGCAGTCCGCCGCCGCCTGCTCCGCCCTGGCCACGAGCTGGTCGGTGACCTTCTCGTGCCAGCGGGCACCGACGATGCCCAGGCTCAGGCCACGCGCGTCCACCGTGCCGATCTCCGGCCTGCCGATGCCGCTCACCGAGCGCCCTCCACGTCCACCGTCTCCCGAATTCCGTGCCGGGCCTCCGGCACCGCGCCCAGCCCGGCCGGGATGTCGTGGCCGAGCCGATCACGCTTGGCGGCAAGATAGCGCAGGTTGTACGGGTTGGCCGCCACCGGCATGGCCTCCCGGCCGAGCACCTTGACCCCGTACCCGTCCAGGCCGCGCGCCTTCGCCGGGTTGTTGGTGAGCAGCCGCACCGAGCGGATGCCCAGATCGGCGAGGATCTGCCCGGCGTTGGAGAACTCCCGCGCGTCCACCGGCAGGCCGAGCTCGACGTTCGCGTCCACGGTGTCGCTGCCGTTGTCCTGCAGCGCGTAGGCGCGCAGCTTCGCGGTCAGGCCGATGCCCCGGCCCTCGTGGCCGCGCAGGTAGACGATGACGCCGCGGCCCTCGGCGGCGATCGCCCGCATCGCGTTGTCGAGCTGCACCCCGCAGTCGCAGCGCAGCGAGCCGAGCACGTCGCCGGTGAGGCACTCGGAGTGCACCCGGACCAGCACGTTCTCCGCGCCGGTGCCGACCACGTCGTCGCCGTAGACGAGCGCCACGTGCTCGCCGTCGTCGAGCGCGCTCACGTACCCGTAGGCCCGCCACATGCCGTACTTGTTCGGCAGCCGGGTCTCCGCGGCCCTGGTGACCAGCCGCTCGGCGCGGCGGCGGTAGTCGATGAGCTGCTCGATCGAGACGAGCGCGAGGTCGTGCTCGTCGGCGAACTCGCGCAGCCGCGGCAGCCGGGCCATGGTGCCGTCGTCGTTCACCACCTCGGCGAGCACCCCGGCGGGGGTGAGGCCGGCGAGGCGGGCGAGGTCGACCGCGGCCTCGGTGTGGCCGGGCCGTACCAGCACGCCGCCCTCCCGGTAGCGCAGCGGGAAGATGTGGCCGGGGCGCACCAGCTCGTCCGGCTCGGTGTCCGGGTCGGCGAGCAGCCGGATGGTCCGCGCCCGGTCGGCGGCGGAGATGCCGGTGGTGACGCCGTCCCGGGCGTCCACGCTGATCGTGTAGGCGGTGCGCATGCGGTCCTGGTTCTGCCGGACCATGAGCGGCAGCTCCAGCCGGTCGAGGTCCGCGCCGAGCATCGGCACGCAGATCACGCCGCTGGTGTGGCGGATGGTGAAGGCCAGCAGCTCGGGCGTGGCCTTCTCCGCGGCGAAGATGATGTCGCCCTCGTTCTCCCGGTTCTCGTCGTCGACCACGACCACCGGGCGGCCCTCGCGGATGTCGGCGATCGCCCGGTCGATCGGGTCGAGGGTGATGGTCCCGTTCCGGCTCATCGCCCGGCCTCCCTCGCGTGCGCCCCTGCGTAGGCGGCCACCTGCTTCTCGACGTACTTGGCGATGACGTCGACCTCGAGGTTGACCGGGTCGCCCGGGCGCCTGGCGCCGAGCGTGGTGAGCTCGAGCGTGGCCGGGATGAGGGCCACGGTGAAGGATTCGGCGTCGACCGCCGCCACGGTGAGGCTCACCCCGTCCACCGCGATCGAGCCCTTCTCCACCACGTAGCGGGCGAGCGCGGGCGGCAGCGAGAACCGCATGCGCTCCCCGTGGTCGCCCGGTGTGCGGTCGAGCACGGCCGCGGTGCCGTCCACGTGTCCCTGCACGATGTGCCCGCCGAGCCGCTGGTCGGCGCGGACCGCGCGCTCCAGGTTGACCCGCGCGCCGGCGTCCTTGCCGCCGAGCGTGCTGCGGGCGAGGGTCTCGGCGACGACGTCCACGGTGAACACCTCGCCGTCGAGGCCGACCACGGTGAGGCAGACCCCGTCGACCGCGATCGAGTCGCCGTGCCGGGTGCCTTCGGTGACGGTCTTGCCGCGGATCTCGAGCCGCGCCCCGTCACCGGCGGGCTCGACACGCACGATCTCGCCGATCTCCTCGACGATTCCGGTGAACATCCCGGTCAGTCCTCTCGCCGGGCGCCGGGGAAACGCCGGGCGCGGGGGGAACGCGACCGGGGGGAAGATGGGGAACCGATCACCGGGGGCCTCCTACTCGCCAGAACCGCTCTGCCACGGCGAGCCCCGGGGACCGGGCGGCGCAGGACGCGCACCGATCATGTTCGACGGGACGCCCGTCCCGCCGTGCGCGCTACCTCCCATCCGGACTTTTACCGTCGGTCCCGGAGTTCCACCGGGTCAACCGGCCGATGGCTTCGGCCGGGTCGCGGACTTTCACCGCCGGTTCGGAGTTCCACCGACCCCGGAGCACGCAGTGTCGCCCTTGTAGTGTGCCATGTCCGGGGGCGTGACGCGCAGAGTGGCCCCTCCGGGGTGCCGCAGGTCGGAACCCCGGCCGCCGGGATCGTCCCCGTCGCGGCGCCGTCACCGGCCGCGCCCGTCAATTACGGTTTATCGCCCGGGCGGTCACTTAGGATGAGGATTGCCGCCGCCGGGAACCTTATTGTCCCGATCACGTCGGGATTGTGTCACAAAACCGTGAACAACCAGGGAACAGGCTATTCACATTTTTGCGGAGTTGTCTTCCCTGGTCAACGGGTTATCCGGACACAAGCTGGTTGACTTTGAACAACGAAGTGACGAAGAAACCGGGTTCGCCTTCGATGTGGTTGACCCGCGGAAAATAAGTTGTCAGGGTGCCAGCAGGTCGGACTTTTGGCCGATCTTTCACGTAACACCCGGGAGCCCCTGCACGATGACGTTCCCCACTCCGGCCACCTCGGCCGGCCCGGCGGACCCGGTGGATCCGGTGGATCCGGCCACGACGCCACGCGACCCGGACCGGGACGTGGCGGGGCTTTCCCCCGGCCGGCTCATGTGGCGGCGCTTCCGCCGTGACCGGACCGGCGTGGTCGCCGCGATCATCGTCGCCTGTTACCTGCTCGTGGCCGCGGCCGCCCCACTTATATCGCTTTTGTACGGTAAAGACCCATATACGACGTATGGGCTTGACCGACCGGGTCTGCTCAACGAGTACGGCTTCCCGATCCTCCCCAACGGCGGGATCAGCCCGGAATTCTGGTTCGGCATAGAACCTGGCCTCGGCCGCGACGTGTTCATGCAGCTGGTGTACGGTATCCGCACCTCGCTGGCGATCGCGCTCGCGGCGACGCTCGGCTCCACGCTGATCGGCATCGTGATCGGCGTCGTGGCGGGCTACTTCGGCGGGCGCACGGACTACTTCCTCGGCCGGGTGATCGACGTGACCCTGTCGTTCCCGTCGACGCTGTTCATCATCGCGTTCACCCCGGTGGTGGAGAACCTCTTCGTCGGCCCCGACGAGGAGACCCCGGTCTGGCTACGCGCGCTCACGCTGATCATCGTGCTCACCGCGTTCAGCTGGGCGGCGATCGCCCGGCTGCTGCGCGGCCAGGTGCTCTCGCTGCGCGAGCGGGAGTTCGTCGAGGCCGCGCGGGTCACCGGCGCCTCGCCCGCGCGGATCATCTTCAAGGAGCTGCTCCCCAACCTGTGGACCCCGATCCTCGTCCAGGCCACGCTCATGCTCCCCGCCCTGGTCACCGCCGAGGCCGCCCTCTCCTTCCTGGGCGTCGGCATGATCGAGCCCGTCCCGGACTGGGGCCGCATGTTCCTGCGCGGGACCGAGGTCTACCAGGACGACATCACATACCTGATGTTCCCCGGCGTGGCGTTGCTGATCTTCGTCATCGCGTTCAACCTGCTCGGTGACTCGGTCAGGGACGCCTTCGACCCCAGAATCCGGCGCTGACGGCGCCCTCGGCACGGCTACGCCCCACCAGGTGGAGATAGGAGTACCAATGACAGGACGGAGACGGTCGTTCACCGCGGTCGCGGCGATCGGCGTGCTGGCGTTCGCCGTGGCGTGCGCTCCGGGGAACGCGGGCGGCGGCGGCAGCACACCCGCCTCCTCCGCGCCGGCCCCCGCGTCCGACACCGAGACGTTCACCCCGCCGAAGGTGACGATCGGCACCGCCGAGGACTCCAAGGGCCCGGCCCCGGCGCCCGAGGGCGTGGTGCGCGGCGGCACGGTCACCATGCTCGACCGCGACGACTTCGCCCA is a window from the Thermopolyspora flexuosa genome containing:
- a CDS encoding vWA domain-containing protein; this encodes MSGRPEHGYPDPAAAARAALDRILAGVSSHAASHPPADTPPPTPPDERGRAEADDRPVDERLYATITGFARTLRAAGVAADRERTQNMVEALARLDVTRPMDVYWAGRFTLCSGPDDIPRYDRCFAAYFGGERALPVRQPAVVTVTRHVVSLGDDGEGGQEGDGDVVPMTASRVEILRHRDVARMTAAERDEIHRMLALLEAARQRRRSRRFTPAQRGRIDPRRTVRDTLRRGGEPARLRRRTHRTRPRRVVLLVDVSGSMAPYADTLLRFAHALVRREPRATEVFSVGTRLTRITEELRHRDPATAMREVSAAIPDWSGGTRLGEELKEFLARHGSYARGAIAVIASDGWERGDPSLLGSQMARLSRLAHRVVWVNPHKGSEGYQPLTGGMQAALPYIDDFVAGHSLAAFEDLAALLAGKQSGKTR
- a CDS encoding AAA family ATPase — its product is MLEKHGYLADEGLATACFLALRMGRPLFLEGEAGVGKTELAKTLATVLDAPLIRLQCYEGLDAAQALYDWDFPRQLLHLKAAEAAGVHDAERLEGELYDRRYLIARPLLRALETWPSVLLVDEVDRADDEFEAFLLEVLSDFQISIPELGTVRAERPPVVVITSNRTREVHDALKRRCLYHWLEHPSFEREVAILRKRLPECGETLAAQVARATARLREADLVKPPGIAETLDWTEALLTLGARDLDPALAAASLGALLKYREDQETVLRNGLLDDVRPA
- a CDS encoding PH domain-containing protein; protein product: MSGGPSEAAAPPLPVTWVPRRSRAVAYTVAALLVAGAVAFAIVLPERFKIPDRIGVVAFACGLAWLLHMLGRTRVEADERGVTLVNAFRVRRYEWAQLIGVSMEVGDPWPRLDLADGSSIGVMGIQGSEKERAYRAVAELRALIRQYGEAPEPR
- the ribH gene encoding 6,7-dimethyl-8-ribityllumazine synthase: MSGIGRPEIGTVDARGLSLGIVGARWHEKVTDQLVARAEQAAADCGARAVTVRVAGSLEIPVVAQALARRFDAVVALGVVIRGETAHFDYVCESVTSGLTRVALDESTPVGNGVLTCDTLDQAIDRAGLPGSREDKGYEATLAALEAALLLRSLAR
- a CDS encoding bifunctional 3,4-dihydroxy-2-butanone-4-phosphate synthase/GTP cyclohydrolase II, encoding MSRNGTITLDPIDRAIADIREGRPVVVVDDENRENEGDIIFAAEKATPELLAFTIRHTSGVICVPMLGADLDRLELPLMVRQNQDRMRTAYTISVDARDGVTTGISAADRARTIRLLADPDTEPDELVRPGHIFPLRYREGGVLVRPGHTEAAVDLARLAGLTPAGVLAEVVNDDGTMARLPRLREFADEHDLALVSIEQLIDYRRRAERLVTRAAETRLPNKYGMWRAYGYVSALDDGEHVALVYGDDVVGTGAENVLVRVHSECLTGDVLGSLRCDCGVQLDNAMRAIAAEGRGVIVYLRGHEGRGIGLTAKLRAYALQDNGSDTVDANVELGLPVDAREFSNAGQILADLGIRSVRLLTNNPAKARGLDGYGVKVLGREAMPVAANPYNLRYLAAKRDRLGHDIPAGLGAVPEARHGIRETVDVEGAR
- a CDS encoding riboflavin synthase — encoded protein: MFTGIVEEIGEIVRVEPAGDGARLEIRGKTVTEGTRHGDSIAVDGVCLTVVGLDGEVFTVDVVAETLARSTLGGKDAGARVNLERAVRADQRLGGHIVQGHVDGTAAVLDRTPGDHGERMRFSLPPALARYVVEKGSIAVDGVSLTVAAVDAESFTVALIPATLELTTLGARRPGDPVNLEVDVIAKYVEKQVAAYAGAHAREAGR
- a CDS encoding ABC transporter permease; protein product: MTFPTPATSAGPADPVDPVDPATTPRDPDRDVAGLSPGRLMWRRFRRDRTGVVAAIIVACYLLVAAAAPLISLLYGKDPYTTYGLDRPGLLNEYGFPILPNGGISPEFWFGIEPGLGRDVFMQLVYGIRTSLAIALAATLGSTLIGIVIGVVAGYFGGRTDYFLGRVIDVTLSFPSTLFIIAFTPVVENLFVGPDEETPVWLRALTLIIVLTAFSWAAIARLLRGQVLSLREREFVEAARVTGASPARIIFKELLPNLWTPILVQATLMLPALVTAEAALSFLGVGMIEPVPDWGRMFLRGTEVYQDDITYLMFPGVALLIFVIAFNLLGDSVRDAFDPRIRR